A genomic segment from Archangium lipolyticum encodes:
- a CDS encoding VOC family protein produces MAKVTGIGGIFFKSTKDDKALSEWYQRHLGIQLEPWGGAILKWPEDKAEDKGLTVWNVAAKDSDWFDAPFMINYRVDNLGELLAQLRAAGVQIVKGPESHENGKFAWIMDPDGNKVELWEPMLWDEKNKQR; encoded by the coding sequence ATGGCAAAAGTCACCGGCATCGGCGGCATCTTCTTCAAATCGACCAAGGACGACAAGGCGCTGTCCGAATGGTACCAGCGTCACCTCGGCATTCAGCTCGAGCCCTGGGGCGGCGCCATTCTGAAGTGGCCCGAGGATAAGGCCGAGGACAAGGGCCTCACGGTGTGGAATGTCGCGGCGAAGGACAGCGACTGGTTCGACGCGCCGTTCATGATCAACTACCGCGTCGACAACCTCGGCGAGCTGCTCGCTCAGCTTCGAGCGGCGGGGGTGCAAATCGTCAAAGGCCCCGAGAGCCACGAGAACGGCAAGTTCGCGTGGATCATGGACCCGGACGGTAACAAGGTGGAGCTCTGGGAGCCCATGCTCTGGGACGAGAAGAACAAGCAGCGCTGA
- a CDS encoding M12 family metallopeptidase: MFNRAMRHTAFLALGLLSTACGDQAATEHESELENDAVYNSQYPKGQSFQVRLAGLKEPVTAVLKGDYAFVGDQVIGQVSGTQVLSADKQVLLTLDGESRVRAMGSGIVNANGQKWPGGVIPYEIDPAASAATRAAFEGAKADYDAKTSIRWVPRTNQADYVRIITGDGCWSYVGKIGGRQDLSLGNGCGVNPARHELGHAVGLAHEQVRQDRDTWVTVNAGGSQNAIDWGSAGTPIGAYDFESMMHYRNYFVNGRWDYVPKNGFPPEWVGNDRVNTFTAGDLGAIRAIYGGTTTGVCFYSDIDYKGESFCATSDSSWVGTQWNDRISSVKVSPGFEFTLFNDINFGGSGLGCGCDIPNLVQHNFNDLTSSFRIKRK, encoded by the coding sequence ATGTTCAATCGTGCAATGCGTCACACGGCTTTTCTTGCCTTGGGTTTGTTGAGCACCGCGTGTGGAGATCAGGCGGCAACGGAGCACGAGAGCGAGTTGGAAAACGACGCCGTGTACAATTCACAGTACCCGAAAGGCCAGTCCTTCCAGGTGCGGCTGGCCGGCCTGAAAGAACCCGTCACGGCGGTGCTCAAGGGCGACTATGCCTTTGTCGGCGACCAGGTGATCGGCCAGGTCTCTGGCACGCAGGTGCTCAGCGCGGACAAACAGGTGCTGTTGACACTGGATGGTGAATCGCGAGTCAGGGCCATGGGCTCTGGCATCGTCAACGCCAACGGTCAGAAGTGGCCAGGGGGTGTGATTCCGTACGAGATCGATCCCGCCGCGTCGGCGGCAACGCGTGCGGCCTTCGAGGGCGCCAAGGCCGACTACGACGCGAAGACCTCCATCCGCTGGGTTCCCCGAACCAACCAGGCCGATTACGTTCGGATCATCACCGGCGACGGGTGTTGGAGCTACGTCGGCAAGATCGGAGGACGGCAGGACTTGTCGCTGGGCAACGGCTGCGGCGTGAACCCCGCCCGGCACGAGCTCGGCCACGCTGTCGGGTTGGCGCATGAGCAGGTGCGCCAAGACCGCGATACATGGGTCACCGTCAACGCGGGCGGCAGCCAGAACGCCATTGACTGGGGATCGGCGGGCACGCCCATCGGAGCATACGACTTCGAGTCGATGATGCACTACCGCAATTACTTCGTGAATGGCCGTTGGGATTACGTTCCCAAGAATGGCTTTCCGCCGGAGTGGGTTGGCAACGATCGCGTCAACACCTTTACCGCTGGCGACCTCGGGGCCATCCGCGCCATCTACGGCGGCACGACCACTGGTGTCTGCTTCTACTCTGACATCGACTACAAGGGCGAGAGCTTCTGCGCGACCAGCGACAGCTCCTGGGTCGGGACGCAATGGAACGACCGCATCTCCTCGGTCAAGGTGAGCCCCGGCTTCGAGTTCACCTTGTTCAACGACATCAATTTCGGCGGAAGTGGTCTGGGGTGTGGTTGTGACATCCCGAACCTGGTGCAGCACAACTTCAACGATCTCACCTCTTCGTTCCGGATCAAGAGGAAGTAA
- a CDS encoding putative quinol monooxygenase produces the protein MSLLVLCEFRARTDGEAEFLRVARALASAAATEPGTLRYQWFVTQRPGHYSIIEEYVDADAAETHNNHVDSLLRELFAVADLVSVSFYGELNQYLREWISGREGIAVNLPL, from the coding sequence ATGAGTCTTCTGGTGCTATGTGAGTTCAGAGCACGGACCGACGGAGAGGCAGAGTTCCTGCGGGTGGCGCGGGCATTGGCATCCGCCGCTGCGACCGAGCCGGGAACGTTGCGCTACCAGTGGTTCGTCACGCAGAGGCCCGGTCATTATTCGATAATTGAGGAGTACGTCGACGCTGACGCGGCCGAAACGCATAACAACCATGTGGATTCACTGCTCCGCGAACTCTTTGCGGTGGCTGACCTGGTGTCGGTGTCATTCTACGGGGAGCTCAACCAGTACTTGCGCGAGTGGATTTCCGGCCGCGAGGGAATTGCAGTCAATCTGCCGTTGTGA
- a CDS encoding matrixin family metalloprotease, which yields MTKKLTCSWVVPFALLGLAGCAKPGSDEAPAPASEDARVTAWVPGTPVPAQAHAEGTEHTMEMDWIRRDGSIDDLTDHSALIVSGRVESTRYDVVRAWAQSKVEGQPTGPESGIYSDLPVTIATVRIGDIARSSQELKTASGGTVAQGSTVEIMFPGGLLSDGCTIAPQDSSLPAVGAQAVFFLVPPGGTAPLATRSMEGIYSVTGGPLGQFQVKDGLIQDAGSQRHAAATEGYAGKPVSALLERVASRAKAVQYLGPDLPKLAMLDERPSQGPSAQSWCGIPLFPHKWCRKPTNITFTDYSSSKWPVGDGMNEWMYNNYNNSLYLHWRASGTSDVMVYEANYGATGWYGYANYNAASATCMASATIKLNTYYYSGWHYGKTVSTHEIGHVLGLNHHKDCNSIMYYNPTACAANITTCDMQAVAERYPY from the coding sequence GTGACCAAGAAACTGACGTGTTCCTGGGTCGTTCCATTCGCCCTCCTGGGCCTGGCTGGATGTGCCAAGCCCGGTTCCGACGAAGCGCCCGCTCCCGCTTCCGAGGACGCTCGCGTGACGGCGTGGGTGCCCGGGACGCCGGTGCCCGCCCAGGCGCACGCCGAGGGAACGGAGCACACGATGGAGATGGACTGGATCCGCCGGGACGGTTCGATCGATGACCTGACCGACCACTCGGCATTGATCGTCAGCGGCCGGGTGGAATCCACGCGCTACGACGTCGTCCGCGCCTGGGCGCAGTCCAAGGTGGAGGGGCAGCCCACCGGACCGGAGAGCGGCATCTACTCCGACCTTCCGGTGACCATCGCGACCGTGCGGATCGGCGACATCGCGCGCTCCTCGCAGGAGCTCAAGACCGCCTCGGGCGGCACGGTGGCGCAGGGCTCCACCGTGGAGATCATGTTCCCGGGCGGTCTGCTCTCCGACGGATGCACGATCGCGCCGCAGGACAGCTCGCTGCCGGCGGTGGGCGCGCAGGCGGTCTTCTTCCTCGTCCCGCCGGGGGGCACCGCGCCCCTGGCCACGCGCTCCATGGAGGGCATCTACTCCGTGACCGGCGGCCCGCTGGGCCAGTTCCAGGTGAAGGACGGCCTCATCCAGGACGCGGGCTCGCAGCGTCACGCCGCCGCGACCGAGGGATACGCCGGCAAGCCGGTCAGCGCGCTGCTCGAGCGGGTCGCGTCCCGCGCGAAGGCCGTCCAGTACCTGGGCCCCGACCTGCCCAAGCTGGCCATGTTGGATGAGCGCCCCTCGCAGGGGCCGTCCGCCCAGAGCTGGTGCGGGATTCCGCTCTTCCCCCACAAGTGGTGCCGCAAGCCCACGAACATCACCTTCACGGACTACTCCAGCTCGAAGTGGCCCGTCGGCGACGGCATGAACGAGTGGATGTACAACAACTACAACAACAGCCTGTACCTCCACTGGCGCGCCAGCGGCACGTCCGACGTCATGGTGTACGAGGCCAATTACGGCGCCACCGGCTGGTACGGGTACGCGAACTACAACGCCGCCAGCGCTACCTGCATGGCGAGCGCCACCATCAAGTTGAACACCTACTACTACTCGGGCTGGCACTACGGGAAGACGGTCTCGACCCACGAGATCGGGCACGTCCTCGGCCTCAATCACCACAAGGATTGCAACTCGATCATGTATTACAACCCCACCGCGTGTGCGGCCAACATCACGACCTGCGACATGCAGGCGGTGGCGGAGCGCTATCCGTACTGA
- a CDS encoding carbohydrate-binding protein, whose protein sequence is MRTQITLPVTADWNSWSTYTARIPLNAGTNTLAYVYGSGDSGHVNLDSLTIAPPPPPMLVLEAEDAALSSGAIALNDHPGYSGRGFVAGYWNSGATTAFTLQASTAGTYSATLKYSNGSGSAQTVSMMLNGVRTQITLPATADWNSWSTYTARIPLNAGTNTLAYVYGSGDSGHVNLDSLTIAP, encoded by the coding sequence GTGCGCACCCAGATCACCCTGCCCGTGACGGCGGACTGGAACTCCTGGTCGACCTACACCGCGCGAATCCCGCTGAACGCGGGCACCAATACCCTCGCCTACGTCTACGGCTCGGGAGACTCGGGCCACGTCAACCTCGACTCCCTGACGATCGCACCGCCCCCTCCCCCGATGCTCGTGCTCGAGGCGGAGGACGCGGCGCTGTCCTCGGGCGCGATCGCCCTGAACGACCACCCGGGCTACTCCGGGCGCGGGTTCGTCGCTGGGTACTGGAACTCCGGAGCGACCACCGCGTTCACCCTGCAGGCCAGCACGGCGGGCACCTACTCCGCGACCCTGAAGTACAGCAACGGCAGCGGCTCGGCCCAGACGGTCTCCATGATGTTGAATGGCGTGCGCACCCAGATCACCCTGCCCGCGACAGCGGACTGGAACTCCTGGTCGACCTACACCGCGCGAATCCCGCTGAACGCGGGCACCAATACCCTCGCCTACGTCTACGGCTCGGGAGACTCGGGCCACGTCAACCTCGACTCCCTGACGATCGCACCGTAG
- a CDS encoding TIM-barrel domain-containing protein, which translates to MFASHRRRARLLATTLLSTVAGVGLSALPAHAALGSVTSASLSGDTLTLTVGGDKLLIQALRPDIVKVDYRPGGVADPPTAVIDPAKTWATGNITSADMASNPIVVTTAQLTVKISRNPARLSVFDATGALVLSEQAAEGVYADGVKFNHGSGQAFYGITGNPVPWAEKDPKQNLAEGMQRNDGGRVSANMQGDGGAPLAFTSRYGLLVDSIDGDFAITDTTLEFSGVSTRNVAYYVLVGPPRQVMAGVAEISGKPALSPKWALGFNNSEWGTTQTEVISIVQGYRDRKIPLDAFTLDFDFKAWGEDDYGEFRWNSTSASGNVHPNKFPSGAAGTFARDMAARGVMLMGIMKPRVIVGKAGGGTTVQGQWARTNGCFYPGLADYMEYFSGRPANDVDFSKQTCRDWYWQHSRTLFDSGIAGWWNDEADEANGTLFNSLQHFNMQRSLYDGQRAVSDRRVFSLNRNFYLGAQRYGYGMWSGDIESGFGNMAEQRTRML; encoded by the coding sequence ATGTTCGCGTCTCACCGCCGCCGAGCGAGGTTGCTCGCGACCACGTTGCTCTCCACAGTGGCCGGGGTCGGCCTGTCGGCCCTGCCCGCTCACGCCGCCCTCGGGTCCGTCACCAGTGCCTCCCTCTCGGGTGACACCCTCACCCTCACCGTCGGCGGCGACAAGCTCCTTATCCAGGCCCTGCGCCCGGACATCGTCAAGGTGGACTACCGTCCCGGTGGCGTCGCCGATCCCCCCACCGCCGTCATCGATCCCGCCAAGACGTGGGCCACGGGCAACATCACCTCCGCCGACATGGCGTCCAATCCCATCGTGGTCACCACGGCGCAGCTGACCGTGAAGATCAGCCGGAATCCCGCCCGCCTCTCCGTCTTCGACGCCACGGGAGCGCTGGTGCTGAGCGAGCAGGCCGCCGAGGGCGTGTATGCGGACGGGGTGAAGTTCAACCATGGGTCCGGACAGGCGTTCTACGGCATCACCGGCAACCCGGTGCCCTGGGCCGAGAAGGATCCCAAGCAGAACCTCGCCGAGGGCATGCAGCGCAACGACGGCGGCCGGGTCAGCGCCAACATGCAGGGGGACGGTGGGGCTCCGCTCGCCTTCACCAGCCGTTATGGGTTGCTGGTGGACTCCATCGATGGGGACTTCGCCATCACCGACACCACCCTGGAGTTCAGTGGCGTGTCGACTCGCAACGTCGCGTACTACGTCCTGGTCGGTCCGCCCCGGCAGGTGATGGCGGGCGTCGCGGAGATCTCCGGCAAGCCCGCCCTGTCACCCAAGTGGGCCCTGGGGTTCAACAACAGCGAGTGGGGCACCACGCAGACGGAGGTCATCTCGATCGTCCAGGGCTACCGGGATCGGAAGATCCCCCTGGATGCCTTCACCCTGGACTTCGACTTCAAGGCCTGGGGCGAGGACGACTACGGCGAGTTCCGGTGGAACTCGACCTCCGCCAGCGGCAACGTGCACCCGAACAAGTTCCCCAGCGGGGCGGCCGGGACGTTCGCCCGGGACATGGCGGCCAGGGGCGTCATGTTGATGGGGATCATGAAGCCCCGGGTGATCGTCGGGAAGGCGGGCGGAGGCACCACGGTGCAGGGACAGTGGGCGCGCACCAACGGCTGCTTCTACCCGGGCCTGGCCGATTACATGGAGTACTTCTCCGGCCGGCCCGCCAACGACGTCGACTTCTCCAAGCAGACGTGCCGTGACTGGTATTGGCAGCACTCCCGGACGCTGTTCGACTCGGGCATCGCGGGCTGGTGGAACGACGAGGCCGACGAGGCGAACGGGACGCTGTTCAACAGCCTCCAGCACTTCAACATGCAGCGGTCGCTGTATGACGGGCAGCGGGCGGTCTCGGACCGGCGGGTGTTCTCGCTCAACCGCAACTTCTACCTCGGCGCCCAGCGCTACGGCTACGGCATGTGGTCCGGCGACATCGAATCCGGGTTCGGCAATATGGCCGAGCAGCGCACCCGCATGCTCTGA
- a CDS encoding MarR family winged helix-turn-helix transcriptional regulator — protein MDEVESPASLDEQVCYAIYSASLAIQRAYKPVLDELGITYPQYLVLNVLWRTDEQSVGRIAERLALESSTLTPLLKRLETAGLVRRIRNPTDERQVLIALTEKSRTLRTRAGCLGERLLSASGMSMDRLDRLNAEVRELRDSIYRSIGGWSPGGD, from the coding sequence ATGGACGAGGTCGAGAGCCCGGCGAGCCTGGACGAGCAGGTCTGCTACGCAATCTATTCCGCGAGCCTGGCGATTCAGCGCGCCTACAAACCGGTGCTGGACGAGTTGGGGATTACCTACCCGCAGTACCTGGTGCTGAACGTGCTCTGGCGCACGGACGAGCAGAGCGTCGGCCGCATCGCGGAGCGTCTCGCCTTGGAGTCCAGCACGCTCACGCCGCTGCTCAAGCGTCTGGAGACGGCGGGCCTGGTGCGCCGGATACGCAATCCCACGGACGAACGGCAGGTGCTGATCGCCCTCACCGAGAAGAGCCGCACCTTGCGGACGCGAGCCGGCTGCCTGGGAGAAAGGCTGCTCTCGGCCTCCGGCATGTCGATGGACCGGCTGGACCGGCTGAATGCCGAGGTGCGCGAGCTCCGCGACAGCATCTATCGCAGCATCGGTGGCTGGAGCCCGGGCGGCGACTAG
- a CDS encoding alpha/beta fold hydrolase — protein MNLTLRTLVSAAALLVAGLAAATPAGNPAPIKNVVLVHGAFADGSGWRGVYDVLTARGYRVSIVQNPLTSFEDDVAATQRVLNRQDGPAILVGHSYGGSVITQVGESPKVAGLVYVAAFAPEVGQSTLDQYAEVPPPPNFVPEEQPDGFAFLKGETFRAGFAGDVSKKDAAFLRDSQVPIAMAALKAKVTTAAWKTRPSWFIVATEDGAIAPELLRRTARRIGARTTEVKGSHVVFLTQPKAVADVIDSAARGVSSAAR, from the coding sequence ATGAACCTCACGCTTCGTACCCTCGTCTCGGCCGCCGCCTTGCTCGTGGCCGGCCTCGCCGCGGCCACCCCTGCCGGCAACCCGGCCCCCATCAAGAACGTGGTCCTGGTCCACGGCGCCTTCGCCGACGGCTCTGGCTGGCGCGGCGTGTACGATGTACTCACCGCTCGGGGCTACCGGGTCAGCATCGTCCAGAACCCGCTGACGTCGTTCGAAGACGATGTGGCCGCCACCCAGCGGGTCCTGAACCGTCAGGACGGGCCCGCCATCCTGGTGGGCCACTCCTACGGAGGCAGTGTCATCACCCAGGTCGGTGAAAGCCCCAAGGTCGCGGGCCTCGTTTATGTCGCCGCCTTTGCGCCCGAGGTCGGCCAGTCCACGCTTGATCAATACGCGGAGGTCCCCCCGCCGCCGAACTTCGTGCCCGAGGAGCAACCCGACGGATTCGCCTTCCTGAAGGGCGAGACGTTCCGGGCTGGCTTCGCGGGCGACGTGAGCAAGAAGGACGCCGCCTTCCTGCGCGACTCACAGGTCCCGATCGCCATGGCCGCCCTCAAGGCCAAGGTCACGACCGCGGCGTGGAAGACCAGACCCAGCTGGTTCATCGTGGCGACGGAGGACGGAGCCATCGCGCCGGAGCTGCTGCGGCGGACCGCCAGGCGCATCGGAGCCCGGACGACCGAGGTGAAGGGCAGCCACGTGGTGTTCCTGACCCAGCCCAAGGCGGTCGCGGACGTGATCGACTCCGCGGCGCGCGGGGTGTCGTCCGCGGCACGCTGA
- a CDS encoding ferric reductase-like transmembrane domain-containing protein: MNTKVPSITGWKLFWLIGTLVLAMSALLLALNADPVEGTRSVIRATARTSFALFLAAFVASSLNTLVPSDFTRRLMRERRYVGLSFAFSHLVHLMAIFSYGVLNPQFWPSRNTLTNTPGTVGYVFIALLAITSFHVVSRHMTAASWKRLHTVGMWVIAAIFGYSFFKRIPTMSVLYAIPFSMLCAAVAVRLVGKWAQANKRRQAHARGSYHNVPSPNALESLS; encoded by the coding sequence ATGAACACGAAAGTCCCCTCCATCACCGGCTGGAAGCTGTTCTGGCTGATCGGCACGCTGGTTCTAGCGATGTCGGCGCTGCTCCTGGCGCTCAATGCCGATCCCGTCGAAGGCACGCGCTCGGTGATCCGCGCCACGGCGCGCACCTCGTTCGCGCTGTTCCTGGCCGCGTTCGTCGCCTCCTCGCTGAACACGCTGGTACCCAGTGACTTCACGCGACGCCTGATGCGCGAACGCCGCTACGTGGGCCTGTCGTTCGCCTTCTCGCACCTTGTGCACCTGATGGCGATCTTCAGCTACGGCGTGCTCAATCCGCAGTTCTGGCCCAGCCGCAACACGTTGACCAATACACCGGGCACTGTTGGCTACGTGTTCATCGCGTTGCTGGCGATCACGTCCTTCCATGTCGTCTCGCGGCACATGACCGCGGCCTCGTGGAAGCGTCTGCACACCGTCGGCATGTGGGTGATCGCCGCCATCTTCGGCTACTCGTTCTTCAAGCGCATTCCGACGATGAGCGTGCTGTACGCCATTCCATTCTCGATGCTCTGCGCCGCCGTCGCCGTCCGCCTCGTCGGCAAGTGGGCGCAGGCGAACAAGCGCAGGCAGGCACACGCCCGCGGTTCCTACCACAACGTCCCCTCCCCCAACGCACTGGAGTCCCTGTCATGA
- a CDS encoding response regulator → MEHVDHILVVDDDREIRQMVADYLQKNGLRATTVANGREMRAVLDTHAVDLIVLDVMMPGQDGLTLCRDLRAGKHRAIPVVMLTARDDQTDRIIGLEMGADDYVTKPFSARELLARIKAVIRRTRMLPPNLQVTEASRILAFGRWRLDTTARHLLAPDDTVVALSGAEFRLLRVFLDHPNRVLTRDQLLNLTQGRDAEHFDRSIDLLVSRLRQRLQDDAREQSYIKTVRSEGYVFSMPVTLVGEGE, encoded by the coding sequence ATGGAACACGTAGATCACATCCTGGTCGTCGACGACGACCGCGAGATCCGGCAGATGGTCGCGGACTATCTGCAGAAGAACGGGCTGCGCGCTACGACAGTGGCCAACGGCCGGGAAATGCGCGCCGTGCTCGACACCCACGCCGTGGACCTGATCGTGCTGGACGTGATGATGCCCGGCCAGGACGGCCTCACGCTGTGCCGCGACCTGCGCGCCGGCAAGCACCGCGCGATACCCGTGGTGATGCTGACCGCGCGCGACGACCAGACCGACCGCATCATCGGCCTGGAAATGGGCGCCGACGACTACGTGACCAAGCCTTTCTCCGCGCGCGAATTGCTCGCGCGCATCAAGGCGGTGATCCGGCGCACGCGCATGTTGCCGCCCAACCTGCAGGTCACCGAGGCCAGCCGCATTCTGGCGTTCGGGCGCTGGCGCCTGGACACCACCGCGCGCCACCTGCTCGCTCCCGACGACACCGTGGTCGCGCTCAGCGGCGCCGAGTTCCGCCTGCTGCGCGTGTTCCTCGACCATCCCAACCGCGTGCTCACCCGCGACCAACTGCTCAACCTCACCCAGGGCCGCGACGCGGAGCACTTCGACCGCTCCATCGACCTGTTGGTCAGCCGCCTGCGGCAGCGCCTGCAGGACGACGCACGCGAGCAGAGCTACATCAAGACCGTGCGCAGCGAGGGCTATGTCTTCAGCATGCCGGTGACGCTGGTCGGTGAAGGAGAATGA
- a CDS encoding sensor histidine kinase codes for MNAPRHRRWSRWLPRTIASRLYLILFSGLLLAHGLSFGLLFYERYEAATSMLMTNLEQDVVVAVKLLDRLPPEEREHWLPMLRRRTFHYMLGPGQEGGPLASDTSRDMASMIAMALGPRYPTRANAVSADPERFQVHLKLSDGSPMVLEVQPSVMPLAKWLPYVLAVQLGLLLLCTWAAVRLATRPLARLADAAHTLSPAGEGERLQEGGPVEVANAVSAFNAMQDRIARYMQERLRILAAISHDLQTPITRMKLRAETMDESPEREKMIGDLGQMEHLVREGIAYARSAHGASETPVRIDFNAFFDSLVYDYLDTGRQVAFTGRVNAPVTTRPHALRRVVSNLIDNAIKYTGAAELDVGNDDKGDVLIRVRDRGPGIPEAELGKVMEPFYRLEDSRNRDTGGTGLGLAIAQQLAESIGATLTLRNREGGGLEAIVRVPAGLRNRGR; via the coding sequence ATGAACGCGCCGCGCCACCGCAGGTGGTCGCGCTGGCTGCCCAGGACCATCGCCTCGCGCCTGTACCTGATCCTCTTCAGCGGCCTGCTGCTCGCGCACGGGCTGTCGTTCGGCCTGCTGTTCTACGAGCGCTACGAAGCGGCGACCTCGATGTTGATGACCAACCTGGAGCAGGACGTCGTGGTGGCGGTGAAGCTGCTCGACCGCCTGCCACCGGAGGAACGCGAACACTGGCTGCCGATGCTGCGGCGTCGCACCTTTCACTATATGCTGGGTCCTGGACAGGAGGGCGGGCCGCTCGCCAGCGACACCTCTCGGGACATGGCCAGCATGATCGCCATGGCGCTGGGCCCGCGCTATCCGACCAGGGCGAACGCCGTGTCCGCGGATCCGGAGCGGTTCCAGGTGCACCTGAAGCTGAGCGACGGCAGCCCGATGGTGCTTGAGGTGCAGCCATCGGTGATGCCGCTGGCGAAGTGGCTGCCTTACGTGCTGGCCGTACAGCTGGGCTTGTTGCTGCTGTGCACGTGGGCGGCGGTACGCCTGGCGACGCGACCGCTGGCGCGACTGGCCGACGCCGCACATACGCTGAGCCCGGCCGGCGAAGGCGAGCGCCTGCAGGAAGGCGGACCGGTCGAGGTCGCCAACGCAGTGTCCGCGTTCAACGCCATGCAGGACCGCATCGCCCGGTACATGCAGGAGCGCCTGCGGATCCTCGCGGCGATCTCGCACGACCTGCAGACGCCGATCACGCGCATGAAACTGCGCGCCGAAACGATGGACGAGTCTCCCGAGCGAGAGAAGATGATCGGCGACCTCGGGCAGATGGAGCACCTGGTGCGCGAAGGCATCGCCTACGCGCGCAGTGCGCACGGCGCGTCGGAGACGCCCGTCAGGATCGACTTCAACGCGTTCTTCGACAGCCTGGTCTACGACTATCTCGACACCGGCAGGCAGGTGGCGTTCACCGGCCGCGTCAACGCTCCCGTGACGACGCGGCCGCATGCCCTGCGCCGGGTGGTCTCCAACCTGATCGACAACGCCATCAAGTATACCGGCGCAGCCGAGCTGGACGTCGGCAACGACGACAAGGGCGATGTGCTGATCCGCGTGCGCGATCGTGGCCCCGGCATTCCCGAAGCCGAGCTGGGCAAGGTGATGGAGCCCTTCTATCGCTTGGAAGACTCGCGCAACCGCGATACCGGCGGCACCGGCCTTGGCCTGGCGATCGCGCAGCAGTTGGCCGAGTCGATCGGTGCGACGCTGACGCTGCGCAATCGCGAAGGCGGTGGACTGGAGGCCATCGTGCGCGTACCGGCGGGCCTTCGAAACCGCGGGCGATGA